In the genome of Fusarium keratoplasticum isolate Fu6.1 chromosome 13, whole genome shotgun sequence, the window ACTGCCATGCTGGAAGGCTACCTGCCACTTACCGTACATCATGAAAAAGTTGGGGAATCCACTGAGTGCGGCGGTATTATAGGCTTCGGGGCCTCCGAATTCATCCCAGTGTTCCGTGGCGGTCTTGCCCCTCTGCCAACCAGTTCCACGCCGCTCAGGAAATGGTTGGTCTCGAAACCGTTCGCCATCACGATCACGTCCGCTTCAACAAAGCCTCTCTCCGTGCGCACTCCGCCCGGCAGGATTTGAacgaccttgtcgtcggtcAGTGTCAGGTTCTCTGAGTGGAGGCTTTCTACGTAGCTCGAGTCGAAGATGCGGCGCTTCTAGCCGATTTTAAAGTCTGGGATTAACAGATCGTGGTATTTAGCCGGCGCAGTCTCCCTGATGTACGTTTCGGAAACCTTCTGCCACCGTTCCCGAAATCTCCGCCCCGATTCGGTCATGGAGactgccttggcctcgctTTCCGTGAAGAGATAGACAGCGAGGCGCAGGACGAAGTTGGCCCCCGGAACATGTCGAAGCATCCACTGAGCCACTGGTCCGATGGTCCGATGGTCCGGTTGGAAGACGGAAGGATCCAGTGCTTGGAGCGGATAATTTGGGTCAGGTGCTTTGCCTTGCCGAGAATACTGGGTACAATCTGAACAGCGGTGCAGCCGTTACCGAACAGAACGACCCTCTTGCCGGCCAAGTCCACATCGTTATCTCAGCGGGCGGAGTGGATGATGGGCCCGGCAAACCTCTCAGTGCCGGGAACATCAAACCCGCGTGGGTTCACCAGTAGACCTGCCCCGGAAAAGAGGAACTGACACTCATGGAAGAATTAAGTTCCTGTTTCGAGGTCCAGGACGGTCAACCTCCAACGGGCACGCTCTTCGATCCACTCACACCTCTTTACGTCAGCCTGGAAGGTCATCCTGTTAATCAAGCCATACTTGTCGGCGACATTCCGAAGATACTGGTGGAGTTCACTGCTGTCCGCCAGGAGTCGGCTCCAGCCCGGGTTCGGCGCAAATGAATAGCTATACAAGGCGCTGGGAACGTCGCAGGCGCAACCTTTGAGCTGGCATTAGGGACCAGTGCTAGGGCGTGTTTCTCAAGCTTGACTTACCAGGATACTTGCTGATCCACCAGGTGCTGCCAAGCTCTCCGTGCCGTTCGAAGAAACATATATCGTCCAGGTTGTATCATCGCTTCAGCTGCACCCCAAGCCCAATTCCGGAGAAACCAGCACCGATGCAGGCGAAGCGAGTGTAGGCTGCGTGCTCAGCCATTGTATGAACCAACACGAGTGTCAATTTTGGCTTGAGATTCAGCGAGGGTTGACTGGGTCAGGAATACAGCTAAATGTGGAAGTAAAAACCAACCTTCATTGtctctttatattattacaGCTGATGTCTTTTAACTGGCCTCAATTCCCATCGACTACTAAGTGGTACGCGCTTGTTTTGAGTATTAGTTCCGTCGACGGATTCGATTATTCCGACCCTCCTTCTCCGCTCGGTCCATGGCGCTCAGTGCTCGGTCCTCCTGGCGACCCATCAGCCCGGCTCCCCTGCTTCGGTCTTCGGTCTTCGGTTTTCGGCCCTCGACAGCGCCACCAGGGAGCTTGCTCTACCTTTATCTCCCGATTGGCCCTGCTCAGGGCCAGCTGAGCTGTTCGGGTCCAATTAGGCCGATGACTTGGCTACGTTCAAAACATGGGCATGAATAGCCACGGCGACGGAGGCTCAATTGGGTGAGATATCGTAGTCTCTAGCAATGGTAAATATACCAATGATGGGTGAGACACAAATTTCCTAGCTATGACAATCAAACGAATGGGACGACCTTGTATGGCTTGTTTCTCATGCCATGAGTCTTCCTGCACAAGCAATAGACAGGAGTCACGATGTTGGGGAAGCTACCTGGAAGAAGCGGTTCCAATCACAGAAGCCCTGGCAAAGTGTACAACAGGCCGTAGTTTGTTGGTTTAAGTATCGCCGTTCTTTCGCAAAGTTCAACTTCCAGGTCATCGGCCACCAATTAGAAGTTAAACGATTAGCTGAATTGCCTGAATGTCGAATCCTTCCTAGCTCTCGCGTAACATTAGAAGAATATGGAAATTTCCCTATGGAAGAAGGTGGCCGAATTGAGGGGATCTGATATCGCGAATCGAGCCCTCTTGTATGCCTGATGCAGGCTGATCAGAAATTCCTCAGCTTCCCTGGTCTCACGGGTCCGGTATGTCGCTAGCTTGAGCTTCATCAGGTTCGTGATATCGTTCGAGTCAAGAGTGAACCAGATCGCGGGGACCCCGTACGAACTATCAGCAACTTAATCCTCCGCCGCATGGCCAACCGGCTCTCCCTCGACATCGTCTGACGGTAGTCGTACAGCGACAGGCTTGTCAGTAGCCGATTGACGCCTGGAACTGTTGTGTTCCCGAAAGCCTCCAGTTCGACCCTCGCCTTTTCAGACCTCGACACGGTCAAGTCTTGTATGGTGCGCTCCACGTCTGGGAAATTACTCTCCCGCACCGCCGAcgacctcccttgacgaGCCCCACTCTCACTCGACAGTTTATGGTCTCCCAGTGTCGCCTCAAAAATGCCCGCCAACGTACAAATGCCCAGCGCCGAAGTGTCAAGGGCCCCTCTCCAACTCGGGTTCGCCATCACCTCTTCATATTTCGCCTGTATAGCCTCGTGGATCTCTGCTGCCACACGGATCCACAGGTCCATGTCCTCTCGACAACCAGCACTCTCGAATCTGCCTGAGAAACATGGTCCACCATCCTGGCCTGGGAGCGAAAGCTTTGATATCAAGCAAAGCTTGTTGAGGGAGGCGGCTGCATATTTCATACACAATTCAGTATTAAGACTATCATCTATACATGGCAATACTGGCGACTAAGCCCCAGTATACCGCGCTCATCTTCTATGACCAAGTATGGCGCCTAACGGCGTTGATCTGGGCCTCTCATGTATATTTAGGTATATATATCATTCGGTATACAAGTCAGCTCTTCAGCAAAGTTTATCTAAAATACATATCAAGAATAAAACAGAGACGCCGATACAGGCGTCAGCAATAGTAAAGTCAAAGACTATATGTCCGCTTGCCCAGCGCTTTGATCACCTCCTTGGCACCCCGGTCACCAGACCGAACAGCTCCCTCCAGATATCCCTTCCAAACAAAAGCCGTCTCAGTACCGATAAAGTGAATATTCTTAAAAGGAGCACGAATAGACTTTCCCGCTCCCGTCATAGTACCGGGCAACATAACAGGGTTAGGGGCACCCTGGAACCAGTGGTCCTTCGTCCATTCCTTCTCGACAATGCTGATAGGTTTGGGAATATGATCAACGACGCCACTAAATGCGGCATTAAACTGCTTCAAGACAGAGTCTTGTCGTTCCTGAGCAGGCAAGGCGGACCATTTTCGCCCAGGCTCACCAACATGAAAGCAGGTGATGCTATActgctcatcctcggggACACAAGTATCTCGAGTAAACACAATAGGACCGTTGGGCGAAGTAAAAACGCCAGATAGACCAGCCTCACGCCACCAGGGGCTGTCAAACACAAGCACAGTCTTGGAATAGTAGCCCAGCTTAGTAGACTTGGCAAgttctctcttctctcgcGGGAGTTGGGGTTGAAACTCGATGAGAGGGTATAGGGATGTCGGGACCGAGACGATGACCTTTTTGGAGTAGAACCGTTGTCCGTTGCGGGTCTCTACTGTGCATCCTTTTGAGGATTGTGCAATACGAGTGACAGGGGTGGAAAGCTTGACGCTGCCCTTTCTGAGCTTTTCAGCCAGCTTCGTTGAGAAGTGTTGATTGCCTGGGTATACCGTCAGCCTAGTTGCTTATAGTTGTGTCAGAACTTACCCTGGCGGTTTCGCAGATATTGGCCTCCGTCTTTCAGATCCGACGATATATTCCCTAACCCAGTACCACTCTTGACATAGTCAATAAGGTATAGTGCACTGAGCTCGTCTGCATCCACACCAAGAATCGCCCTAGTCAAGGTAGTGACCAGCATCTTAGATAGATCAGTTCCGAATTCTTCCTCAGCAAACTCTAGGGCGGTCAAAGAGTCGAGGCGCTTGGCATCAGGACCAAGATGAGGGTTCTGAAGATCAGATCGGTCGACATACTCCGATAGCTTGGCCATGAGAGCTTGGGCCTCTTTGAGTTGCTCGTCCGTAAGCTATGAAATCAGATCAGCAATGCCCAGCTTCAGAATCGATACACTTACGGCACCAGGCAACCCGTATTCAATCGACGTGACTTTACCTTCCTCATCCTGGAAGAGAGAGTTACCTTCAGCCCTCTGCACAATAAGATCAAAGTCAAACTCCTCAGCCAAGGCAAATATCTCAGACTGATTACTATCGTTGATCCAGGCAGCCCCCATGTCGACCAGACCGGTTCCGTTGGAGCTTGCA includes:
- a CDS encoding Amine oxidase encodes the protein MVAPAHFVDVIIVGAGLSGLRAATELHSAGLSYVVLEAEDRVGGKALSVPASSNGTGLVDMGAAWINDSNQSEIFALAEEFDFDLIVQRAEGNSLFQDEEGKVTSIEYGLPGALTDEQLKEAQALMAKLSEYVDRSDLQNPHLGPDAKRLDSLTALEFAEEEFGTDLSKMLVTTLTRAILGVDADELSALYLIDYVKSGTGLGNISSDLKDGGQYLRNRQGNQHFSTKLAEKLRKGSVKLSTPVTRIAQSSKGCTVETRNGQRFYSKKVIVSVPTSLYPLIEFQPQLPREKRELAKSTKLGYYSKTVLVFDSPWWREAGLSGVFTSPNGPIVFTRDTCVPEDEQYSITCFHVGEPGRKWSALPAQERQDSVLKQFNAAFSGVVDHIPKPISIVEKEWTKDHWFQGAPNPVMLPGTMTGAGKSIRAPFKNIHFIGTETAFVWKGYLEGAVRSGDRGAKEVIKALGKRTYSL